A genomic segment from Lignipirellula cremea encodes:
- a CDS encoding RNA polymerase sigma factor yields MPEDFLQLMEKVRSGDKDATARLIENYGATIRRAIRLHLLDTRLRRVIGESDIFQSVISRFLFELWAGRYEFDGPEKLAALLKKMAVARVTDAARHYTAQRRDVRRNDALPVEENVASPRPEATPSQIVANRELLDEAMRLLSERERRILEMRQNRAAWEEISEEFGKSPDAIRKEFERAIARVADQLYRQEP; encoded by the coding sequence ATGCCTGAAGATTTTCTTCAATTGATGGAAAAAGTTCGCAGCGGCGACAAAGACGCGACGGCCCGTCTGATCGAAAACTACGGCGCTACCATTCGTCGCGCCATTCGACTCCACTTGCTGGATACGCGACTTCGCCGAGTCATCGGAGAAAGCGACATCTTCCAGTCGGTTATCTCACGGTTTTTGTTTGAACTCTGGGCGGGCCGGTATGAGTTTGACGGCCCAGAAAAGCTGGCGGCGCTGTTGAAGAAGATGGCGGTCGCCCGCGTCACCGACGCCGCCAGACACTACACAGCCCAGCGCCGGGATGTTCGACGAAACGACGCTCTACCCGTAGAAGAAAACGTCGCTTCGCCGCGGCCTGAGGCAACGCCCAGTCAAATCGTGGCCAATCGGGAGCTACTCGACGAAGCCATGAGGCTGCTCTCAGAACGCGAGCGAAGAATCCTCGAAATGCGACAGAACCGCGCCGCCTGGGAAGAGATTTCCGAAGAGTTCGGCAAATCCCCCGACGCGATTCGGAAAGAATTTGAAAGGGCGATCGCACGTGTCGCCGATCAGCTCTACCGGCAAGAGCCCTGA
- the bla gene encoding subclass B3 metallo-beta-lactamase: MMRSIGKALLFLGLVCAAPLAAGAEEKAFPAHRVVDQVYYVGSDALAIYLITTPDGHILINSGFEETVPLIQASVESLGFKMSDVKILLESHAHSDHVAGHARLQKLTGAKVYAMRGDHAVIAGGGLGQYFYGDARWTPCKVDRVLSDGDQVKLGGVTLTAHRTPGHTAGCTTWAWSTTDGDKKVNVVVVGSPNVNAGYQLVGNQDYPEIAQDFARTFAVLKKLPCDIFLGAHGNYYGMHAKYEQMQTRKENLFHDPKGYQAYIAEREAAYLATLAEQQSAAKQATPGK; the protein is encoded by the coding sequence ATGATGCGAAGTATTGGCAAGGCGTTACTGTTTTTAGGGCTGGTCTGCGCCGCCCCGCTGGCCGCGGGAGCTGAAGAGAAGGCGTTCCCCGCGCATCGCGTGGTGGATCAGGTTTACTATGTTGGCTCCGATGCTTTGGCCATCTATTTGATTACCACGCCCGACGGGCACATTTTGATTAATAGCGGCTTTGAGGAAACCGTCCCGCTGATCCAGGCGTCGGTCGAGTCGCTTGGCTTCAAAATGAGCGACGTCAAAATTCTGCTCGAGAGCCATGCCCATTCGGATCATGTGGCCGGCCATGCGCGGCTGCAGAAACTGACCGGCGCCAAGGTCTACGCCATGCGGGGCGATCATGCGGTGATCGCTGGCGGCGGGCTGGGGCAGTACTTTTACGGCGACGCTCGGTGGACTCCCTGCAAGGTCGACCGCGTGCTGAGCGACGGCGACCAGGTCAAGCTGGGCGGCGTCACTCTGACGGCCCATCGAACCCCCGGCCACACCGCAGGCTGCACCACCTGGGCGTGGTCGACGACCGACGGCGACAAAAAGGTCAACGTGGTGGTGGTTGGCAGCCCGAACGTCAATGCCGGCTATCAACTGGTCGGCAACCAGGACTATCCGGAGATTGCCCAGGATTTTGCCCGCACGTTCGCAGTGCTGAAGAAGCTGCCGTGCGATATTTTTCTCGGCGCTCACGGCAACTACTACGGCATGCACGCCAAATACGAACAGATGCAGACCCGCAAGGAAAACCTGTTCCATGATCCCAAAGGATACCAGGCGTACATCGCTGAAAGAGAAGCGGCCTATCTGGCTACCCTGGCCGAACAACAGTCCGCGGCGAAGCAGGCGACACCAGGCAAGTAA
- a CDS encoding trimeric intracellular cation channel family protein → MEWEVWNGGLSMAATVAFAITAVLAIRDDRDIDVFGATVLGLITAIGGGTMRDIILDVPVFWSRELSYVWAGTAASILTFYGRRLFAARFVFSAVLYLDGFGAALFGIQGAAKVWDLEFGLPAAPVILGVLTAIGGGLLRDVLANRDTLLMRPELYAVPVLLGCTAFVSILNLLPQYRIPGAVICIVATFAWRAAAIHWKLAMPLFSRTGGTEPADE, encoded by the coding sequence ATGGAGTGGGAAGTCTGGAACGGAGGGCTCTCGATGGCGGCGACCGTGGCGTTTGCCATCACGGCCGTGCTGGCCATTCGGGATGATCGCGATATCGATGTGTTTGGCGCCACCGTGCTGGGACTGATTACCGCGATCGGCGGCGGCACCATGCGCGACATCATCCTGGATGTGCCCGTTTTCTGGTCGCGTGAACTGAGCTACGTCTGGGCGGGGACCGCGGCCTCGATTCTGACCTTCTATGGTCGCCGGTTGTTTGCGGCGCGATTCGTCTTTAGCGCGGTGCTGTATCTGGATGGGTTTGGGGCGGCCCTCTTTGGCATCCAGGGGGCGGCGAAGGTGTGGGACCTGGAGTTCGGCCTGCCTGCCGCGCCGGTGATCCTGGGCGTGCTCACAGCGATTGGCGGCGGACTCCTGCGGGACGTGCTGGCCAACCGGGACACGTTGTTGATGCGCCCAGAGCTTTACGCCGTGCCGGTGCTGCTGGGCTGCACGGCCTTTGTTAGCATCCTGAACCTGCTGCCCCAGTATCGGATCCCCGGCGCCGTCATTTGCATTGTGGCGACCTTTGCCTGGCGAGCCGCCGCCATTCACTGGAAGCTGGCGATGCCCCTGTTTTCCCGAACCGGCGGGACAGAGCCGGCGGACGAATAG
- a CDS encoding sialate O-acetylesterase translates to MQNIVPGWRLLLCTALAAAFPLAAAQAESPAKGPLKVFLLAGQSNMDGQAHIRTIDFLGEDPEHGNLLKIFKPDGMNLVARDDVWVANAGVYDRLQTGFGGRRDYDKLGVNIGPEYAFGYYLGEALDQQVLLIKFAPGGQSLHVNFRPPSAGPTGVAKLDDQLLTQEAADKWNEGRVEPVVGLQYRQLVRYIHHTLDNLKTKFPAYDEQAGYEIVGLVWFQGYNDMFDETGRRAYGQNLVHLIRDLRAEFDAPQMKVVVGVMGVNGPHNETNPKQKEVRDGQRFVNRVPEFAGSVQAVETAPLLHPQIVALQTAGWLNKDRDLKTQPLTAEEKEMLQRATSNKGYHYYGEGRFFILTGKIFADTMLELLQK, encoded by the coding sequence ATGCAAAACATCGTCCCTGGCTGGAGGCTTCTTCTGTGCACCGCTTTGGCTGCCGCGTTCCCGCTGGCTGCGGCGCAGGCGGAGTCGCCGGCGAAAGGGCCCCTGAAGGTGTTCCTGCTGGCGGGCCAGTCCAACATGGACGGCCAGGCGCATATCCGGACAATCGACTTCCTGGGCGAGGATCCGGAACACGGAAACCTGCTCAAGATCTTCAAGCCCGACGGCATGAACCTGGTCGCCCGCGACGATGTCTGGGTGGCGAACGCGGGCGTATACGACCGTCTGCAGACGGGCTTTGGCGGGCGTCGCGACTACGACAAGCTCGGCGTGAATATCGGGCCGGAGTACGCCTTTGGTTACTACCTGGGCGAAGCGCTGGACCAGCAGGTGCTGCTGATCAAGTTCGCGCCAGGCGGCCAAAGTCTGCACGTGAACTTTCGTCCCCCCAGCGCAGGCCCGACCGGTGTCGCAAAGCTGGACGACCAGTTGCTCACCCAGGAAGCGGCCGACAAGTGGAATGAGGGACGAGTGGAGCCTGTCGTGGGCCTGCAGTATCGCCAGCTGGTGCGCTATATCCATCACACCCTGGACAACCTCAAAACGAAGTTCCCCGCCTACGACGAACAGGCCGGCTATGAGATTGTCGGCCTGGTCTGGTTCCAGGGATACAACGACATGTTCGATGAAACGGGTCGCCGGGCATACGGCCAGAACCTGGTGCATTTGATCCGGGACCTGCGTGCGGAGTTCGACGCGCCGCAGATGAAGGTTGTGGTCGGAGTCATGGGCGTAAACGGGCCGCACAACGAGACGAACCCCAAACAGAAAGAAGTGCGGGACGGCCAGCGATTCGTCAACCGCGTGCCGGAGTTCGCCGGCAGTGTGCAGGCCGTGGAGACGGCCCCTTTGCTGCACCCTCAGATCGTCGCCCTGCAGACCGCGGGCTGGCTGAACAAGGACCGCGACCTGAAAACGCAGCCTCTCACCGCCGAAGAGAAAGAGATGCTGCAGCGGGCCACGTCGAACAAAGGTTACCATTACTATGGCGAAGGCAGGTTCTTCATCCTGACCGGGAAAATTTTCGCGGACACCATGCTGGAACTCCTGCAGAAGTAA